The nucleotide window AGGAGCTAAATAAAAATGTATAAATATCAAATAGTAACTACTACAAAATTTGAAAAAGAATACAAGAAAATCAAAAAAAGAGGATATGATGAAAACTTACTAAAAAAAGTTATTAAGATTTTAGCTCAGGGAAAGGAATTACCTATAATCTATAAGGACCATGAATTAATTGGAAATTTTAAAGGATATAGGGAATGTCATATTTTAAATGATTGGTTACTAATATATAAAATAGAAAAAGAAAAGTTAATTTTAGTTCTATCAAGAACAGGAAGTCATTCAGATTTATTTGGATAGAGTATTTATCACTATAAAATTAAAAAATATTTATAATATTAATAAAAATTTTAATTGTTCATCTTTTTTTGTTCTCCAACCTTTCTTCAATTAAAAAAATAACTATTTCTTACCTTTATTTTTCCAAAAAACTTTTATATTTATTTTTTTTAGATACTTTGATATACTTATATTGATGTAATTACTATTATTTTGAAAGGAAGTACAGAATGAATATAGATTTTTATCCAAGCATTGAGCCTTTTAAAAGCTATATGCTTGATGTTGATGATACCCACAGTATATATGTTGAAGAATGTGGAAATCCAAATGGAGAAGCTATAGTTTTTTTACATGGCGGTCCGGGAGCCGGCTGTGGAAAAAAAGCCAGAAGATTTTTTGATCCCGAATTTTATCATATAATTTTATTTGATCAGAGAGGTTGTGGAAGATCCAAGCCTTTTCTCTGTGTAGAAAATAATACCATTTTTCACTTAGTTGAAGATATGGAAAAAATTAGAAAACACATTGGAATTGAAAAATGGCTTCTTTTTGGTGGAAGCTTCGGCTCTACTTTAGCTTTAACTTATGCCTTTCATCATCCGGAAAGAGTTAAAAAAATGTTTCTACAGGGAATCTGCCTATCAAATAAAGAAGATTTACTGTGGTTTTTTCAAAGAGGTGGTTTATCTGAAATTTATCCAGAAGTCTTTAAAAAATTTGAAGACTTTATTCCAAAAGATGAACAAACCAATATGCTTGAAGCATATTATAAAAGAATTCACCTTTCTGATAATGAGGAGCTTAAAAGAAATGCATGCAAAGTCTGGAGCGATTACGAACTGAGAGTTATGGAATCTGAAATGCCTCCAATCAATCCTGAGATTCTTCCTCATGATTTATCTTTAGCACTTATCGAAACACATTATTTTTATAATAAAATGCATTGGGACGACAATAACTATATCTTAAATAATGCACATAAAATAAAAGATATTCCTTGTTCTATTGCACATGGGCGTTTAGATTTTAACTGTAGACTTTATTCAGCTTTTAAACTTATTGAGAAATTAGAAAACTATGAACTGGTTGTCGTTGAAGGAGCAGGTCATTCACCTTTTACTGAAAAAATGTCTAAGGTTTTAATAAAATTTTTAGAGGAGTATAAAGAAGAAAATGGAAGATAAAGTATTGATTATAAATACAGGTGGTACTATTGGCATGATAGGTAATCCATTAAGACCTGCTTATAATTGGAAGGAAATAACAGCTGAGTACCCAGTACTTGAACAATTCCCAACTGACTATTATCAATTTGAAACCTTAATTGATTCCTCGGATGCTAATCCTGAATTTTGGTTATATTTAGCTGAAGTTATTGAAAAAAATTATAACAACTATATTGGTTTTGTAATATTACATGGAACTGACACTATGGCATACACAGGCTCTATGTTGTCATTCATACTAAAAAATCTTTCTAAGCCTGTTATACTTACTGGGGCACAATCTCCTCTTGTTTATCCTAGAAGTGATGGTTTACAAAATTTAATAAATTCTATTTATATAGCCGGACATAAATTATTTAATTTACCTTTAATCCCAGAAGTCTGTATCTGTTTTCGAGATACATTGCTAAGAGCAAATAGAAGTAAAAAAACCGATAGTAATAATTACTATGGCTTTTCTTCACCAAATTATTTTCCTCTAGCTGAGCTTGGCTCTGAAATAAAGATTATAAAGGAAAAAATACTACCTCCCTCCAAAGAAAAATTTTATGTTGATAAAAGCTTAAATTCAAATATAATTATGTTGGAGTTATTTCCTGGAATGAAGCCTAAATATCTGAACGAGTTTTTCAAGGTTGATTCTGAGATAAAAGCTCTTATTTTAAAAACATATGGCAGTGGTAATACTCCAACTAATGATGATTTTATAAATACTTTAAAATCAATTTCTGAAAAGGGTATTCCTATTTTGGATGTGACTCAATGTGTTTCAGGAAGTGTAAAAATGCCACTTTATGAGTCAACCGATACTCTATCAAAAATCGGAGTAATAAGTGGAAATGATATAACTTCTGAAGCAGCTATTACTAAAATGATGTACCTACTGGGAAAAAAGCTTTCTCTTTTAGAAATCAAGGAGGCTTTTAAAAGCTCTATATGTGGAGAGCAGAGTGTTTAAAAAAGGAGAACAGCTATGAAAAAATTTTTACTTACGGTTATTTTTTCACTTTCTTTTTTTACTTCTTGTGGAGAGAATTTCAAAGAAAATGTAAATCTATATGCCGATAAAAATTTAAATATTTTGGTTAAAGAAATTACTAAAGTATATGAAAATAACAATAAAAATATTAAAATTAATATTTTAACCGAAAAACCTAAAAATTTACAAAGTTTGGATATTATTATAAGTGCTGATGAGAAAGTTCTTTTTTCAGCTTCAGAAGAAAATAAGGGAAATCTAAATTATAAAGAACATTTCAACAATGATTTTTTCACTGATGACAGTATAATTTTGATAGGGCGTAGAAAACTAAATGATTTAAATGATCTTCTATATTCGCATATAGTTTCTCCGAATTATGACAATATTATTGGAAAAATTTTTATAGATAATCTTTCTCATTTAGAAATTTTTAAAGAAATCTCAAAAAAAATAGAATATAGTGATGATAGCATTTCTGCCATGGAAAGTGTAGAGTTGTATGAAAGTGATTATGCTGTTATTAATTCATTACTTTTAAATTCTGTTAAAAATTCTCAAGTGTGCCTTATACTTAGTAAGGTTGACGAAGAAGGTAAAAAAATAGAAGAAAAAATAACTTACAAACGTTTTATAAATAAAGATAGTTCTGAAAATTCAAAAAAATTTTATGATTTTTTAGAAAGTAATAAAGTATTAAAAATAATTGAAAAGCACAAGAAAATATAGGAGGGTTTATGCTAAAAAAATTACTATTTTTTTTAATTATGATTTCAAGTCTTAGTTTTTCAAATACCATAAACATTCTTGATAAATATAATTCTTTTAATTTAAATGATAAATTAGAGTTTGAAACTTTTGAGAAAGCTTATCTTGGCTATTTACAAATTCCAGAAAAAAAATCTGAGCTTCTGGCTATAATTGATTACTCAAAGCCTTCTTCTGATAAGAGATTTTTCTTGTTGGATTTAGCCAATGATAAAGTTCTTTATAACACTCGTATAGCTCATTCTAAAAACTCCGGTTTTGAAATTCCTATAAAATTTTCAAATGACCCGAATTCTTTTGAAAACTCTTTAGGTTTTTACTTAACTCTTGATGAATATAGTGGTGCATACGGACCTTCTTTAAAAATTAAAGGATTGGAAGAAAATATTAATTCAAACGCTGAAGATAGAGCAATTGTTATCCATGGTGGGGATATTGCAAATGATAGTTATTTTGAAACATACGGTTTTTTAGGAAGAAGTTTAGGTTGTCCAGTTTTACCAACTAATATTATTGATAATGTAATCTCCCTTATAAAAAATGGAACTGTTATTTTTATAAATGGAAATGATGACTCATACATGGAAGAAAGTAAATTTATGAAAAAATTTACTTCATTTAATTTAAATTTAAAGACTATTCCTTCCATCTAAAAATACAGCCCTTAAAAGGCTTATCAATTTAAACAGAAAAAAGCTATGCTTATTTTTAAATAAACATAGCTTTTTTTATGATGAAATTTTCCTAAAACAACTAGCTCTTTATTATACTGAAATTTATAAATACTTTTCAGTGTATTTTTTCTTAAAGTCTGCAACTTTTTCTTCTTTTTTTTCTAAGGCTTCCTTTAAATGATCCAAGAAAATATCTTGTATAGCCTCAAACTCTCCTAAGCCTTTTAGTATAACTTTATTTACTTTTATGCCATTCTCTTCCAACTCTTCTTTGTAGTCAATGGCCATATCATTTTTTGCATGCTCTCCTGCCACAAACATAAAAGGAGCCATTACAACTTCTTGAATTCCATCTTTTTTTAATTTTCCTATTAAAGTATCCATAAGCGGATATTCTTTTGTACTGACAACATAAACATTTTCATGTCCATATTCATCAAAAATATATTCTATCATTGCATAGGCAGCCCCAATAGGTGAATCTGTACCATGACATACTAGAACTAAGGCTTCTTTTTTATTTCTAGGGACATATTCATTTTGTAAAGCTTCAACTATTCTTTTATAGTCCTTTACATTATACAAAAGTGGTTTTCCTACTTTAATTGACTTAAATTTATCCCTATAAGCTGTCAACTCCTCTAATAAATTTTCATATTCTATTCCCGGGATTATATGAGAAGATTGAACAATCAAATTATCATATCCTTTTGCAACTAAATCATCCAATACTTTTAAAGGATGTTCTTTTTTTATATTTCTATCTTTTAATTTTTTTAATATTATCCTAGAAGTATAGGCTTCAAACATATCATAATCTTTGAATTCAGAAGAAAACTTTTTATTCATTTTTTCTATTGTAAGCTCTCTTGTATCATCATGTGTAGTTCCAAAATGAACCATAAATAATGCATTTTTACCTTCCATAAATCCTCCATAAAGTTTATTTTGTTTTGCAAATTAAAACTATACTTTTATTATTACATTTTTTCTTAAGAATGTCAACAATAAAGGATTTACATAAAAAATATTAATTCAGAAGTCTCTTAGTTAGAATTTAATCTTTTAAATTTTTTAAATATTCTTTTAGTTCCTGCCTTGTTTCTTCATTTCTAAGCCCAAACTCAATATTAGCTATAAGTAAACCAATTTTATTTCCTATATCATATCTTTTTCCATCAAAATTATATGCAAGTACCTCTTCCCCGGCTCTAAGCATATTTAAAATAGAATCTGTCAACTGAATTTCTCCACCTTTCCCCGGCTGAGCATTTTCTAAAAATTCAAAAATTTTAGGAGATAATAAATATCTTCCTAAGCATGCCATTTTAGAAGGAGCTTCATCTATATTGGGTTTTTCAATAAAATCATTTATTTCAAAAGTTTTATCATCTAAAGTTTTTCTAATTTCAACAATACCATATTTTGAAACATCTTCTTCAGGTACTTTTTGACAACCTATCACAGATTTACCATACTTCTCATATTTTTCTATGAGTTGCTTAGATACAACTTTTTCAGGATTATATATAATATCATCTCCCAATGCAATTAAAAAGGGTTCATCACCAATAAAACTTTTTGCCTTAAGTATTGCATGACCTAAACCTAAGGGTAAATTTTGTCTGACATAATAAATATTTGCCATATTTGAAATATGTGATATTTTAGATAAAAGATCATTTTTATTAGAATTTTTTAAAGTTTCTTCCATTTCATAGGAATAATCAAAATGATCCTCTATTGAGTTTTTATTTCTTCCGGTTACTATTACTATTTCACTTATACCTGCTTCAACCAGCTCCTCCACTATATATTGTAATGACGGTTTATCAACTATATTTAACATTTCTTTAGGTAAAGCCTTTGTTGCCGGTAAAACTCTGGTTCCCAAGCCTGCAGCTGGTATAACTGCTTTTCTAACCTTTTTCATAGCCCCTCCTAGTTACACTTTCTACTCTTTTTATCACAATGATTTTCTAACTTCTCTATTTTTTGATTTTTAACAATAATTTTAGACATAACATTTTTTTTATTATCTCTATTTAATAACAGCTCCTGCTTGAATATCTTTATCTATAAAAACTAATTTTACACCATTTTTGTCTTCAGTTGTAAGCAACATTCCCTGTGATAGCTCTCCCTTTAATTTAGTAAATTTTAAATTTAGAACTGCCATTACTTTAGTGCCAATAAGCTTTTTGAAGTCTGGATAATATTTTGCTATTCCTGAAATAATTTGTCTTTCAAATTCCCCATCAAAAACTTTAAACTTTAAAAGTTTGTCTGCTCCTTCAACTTTGTCAACATTCAATATTTCAACAACTTTTATCTCAACTTTGTTAAACTCTTTTATATCAATAGGATTTTCTACTTTCAACTCTTTTTTAACTACTACTTCTTCTTTCTCAATTTCTATTCTTGGGAAAATAGGACTTGCTTCTCCCAATTTGTGCCCTTCTGTAAATTTATTCCAATCTTTTACTTCATCTATTCTCATATTCTCAACTTCTATATCGAAGCCAAGTTGTTCAAAAATCTTCTTAGCAGATATAGGCATAAATGGAGAAACCATAAATGCAATTTTATAAAGACTTTCTGATAAAATATTCATAACTGTTGCTAATCTTTGCTTTTTATCCTCATCTTTTGCTAAAATCCAAGGCATAGTCTCATCTATGTATTTATTTAATCTGGAAATAAACTTCCAAATTGATTCCAATGCTTTTGAGTACTCAAATAAATACATATGCTCATCTACTTCTTTTAAAATCTCTTCAAAAAGATTTTTTATTTCCTTATCTATTTCTTCATCTTGTCCACCGGCAACTATTATAGAAGAAAAATATTTTTTATACATTCCCAGTGTTCTATTCAGTAAATTTCCTAAATCATTTGATAAATCTGAATTTAATCTAGTTATAACAGATTTTGTAGAGTAATCTCCATCACTTCCAAAACTTGCCTCTCTCAATAAATAATATCTGAATGCGTCAACACCATATTTTTCAATTTCTTTATATGGGTCAACTACATTATTTCTTGATTTTGACATCTTTTCTCCCTCTGATGTCCACCATCCATGTGCAACAATACTGTCTGGAAGTTTTTCACCGGCGGATAAAAGCATACAAGGCCAAATAATAGCATGGAATCTTAAAATATCTTTTCCAATCAAATGGACAACTCTAGATTTATTCCATCTTTTATCAAACATCTCTAAATTATTTTCATAGCCTACAGCTGTCATATAGTTTGTTAAAGCATCAAACCAAACATATGTTATATGCCCCGGTGCAAAATCAATAGGTATACCCCATGAAAAAGTATTTCTGGAAATGGATAAATCCTGTAATCCTTGCTTTATAAAAGCAATAACTTCATTTCTTCTGGAGTGCGGAAGGATGAAATCTGGATTTTTTTCTATATGTTCAAGTAACATATCAGCATATTTCGACATTTTGAAAAAATAAGATTCCTCTTTTACCAAACTTAATTCTTTTCCACAATCAGGACATTTATTACTTCCGTTTAACTGATTTTCTGGAAAAAATGTTTCACAGGAAATACAATACTTCCCTTCGTATTCTCCCTTATAAATATCTCCTTTTTCATACACAACATTTAAAATTTTCTTTACAGCTAATTTATGTCTTTCTTCTGTTGTTCTTATAAAATCATCATATTTTATATTAAGTGCCGACCACATATTTTTGAAATTTGGTACCATATGGTCTGTCCAATCTTGAGAGCTATATCCTTTTTGCTTTGCTGTTTGTTCAACCTTTTGACCATGTTCGTCTGTTCCTGTTAAAAAATATGTATCATCTCCCATTGATTTTCTATATCTGTTCATAACATCTGCTGCTATTGTTGTGTAGGCTGTACCTACATGTGGGTCACCATTAACATAATAAATTGGTGTTGTCACATAAAAATTTTTACATTTTTTACACATTATTTTCCTCCAAATATTTTTCCGCCATTTCATTAGCTCTATCTATTTTTTTTTCAATTACCTCAGCTAATTTATCTATATCTTCTTCTTCACTTATTTTTATTTCTTCACCTATAAAAATACATAGTTTGGAAAATGGTTTAGGCATTTCAAATTTATCCCAAGTCTTTTGAAATACCCATTTTTTTTCATATGCCGCTCCAAAAGTAACAATAGAAATCCCACTTTTTTGTGCAAGATATAAAAGTCCTTTTTTTGCTTTTCCTTTTGGACCTTTTGGTCCATCAAGTGGTGTTCCCATTGAATAGCCTTTTTTTAAATATTTTAAAAGACTTATTATACTCGAAACAGACTTTTTATCAGATGAGCCTCTTACCAATGTATAATTTAATTTTTCAAGAGGTACACTTATTAATTCTCCATCTTTTGTAGGACTTGAAAGTGCAACTTTTTTTTCAAGATTTCTAAAAAAAATTGAAGGAGTTGCAAGTTTATTATGCCAAAAAGCATATATATATGCTTTATTCATATCAATATTATTATTGTTTACAATTTTTATTTTTAAAGTAGAAAATAAAAATCTTAGAATGTAATATAAAATTGTTCCATAAAATCGATATTTCTTATTCTCTTCCATAATACACTCCTATAAAAATACCCAAGAGAAAACATCTCTTGGGTTAAATTTTCTCAACCTATTTTAAAAATTTAAAATCCTGCAAGATTAAAATAATCCTGGAATATTTAGTCCTCCTGTCACTTTAGACATTTCACTTTCCGCTAGTTCGTCCGCCTGTGCCATAGCATCTTTTACTGCTGATAATATTAAATCTTCAAGCATTTCTTTATCTGTTGCCGCTTCTTTTATAATTTCATCACTAAGCTTAACTTCTATCAATTCTTTTTGACCATTAACTTTTACAGTTACAGCCCCTCCACCAACTGAAGAATTAACTTCTTTTGTTTTTAGTTCTTCTTGAATTTGCAACATTTGTTGTTGCATTGCTTGAGCTTGTTTTACTATATCAGCTTGACTCCCATTTCCAGCTGGTTTTGTTCCTTTTAACTTTCTAACCATTTCTCCCTCCTACAAGTTTTTGTCTTGTTTATTATACATGTATTTTATTAATAATTCAATAGTATAATTTAGTCTAAAATTTCATAAGGCATGTATAATACAGGTTTGTTATACAAGTTTTCATTGTATAATTTTTCTTTTAATACTTCTAAAGCATCTGCTTTTAAAAACTTAGAATATTTCTTATAAATATTTTTTATATCAAATCTTTCTTCTAAAAATACTATTTCGAAATCTTCATTTAACTGAAGATCTGTAACCATATGAAAAATAGTATCTGATAGTCCTCCAACCTCATCAGCAAGTCCTAATTGAACAGCTTCTCTTCCTGTCCATATTCTTCCTTCTGCTATTGTTTCCAGTTTTTCTCTTGCTATTCTTCTTCCTTTAGAAACTTCATTCAAGAAATCGTCATACACTTTTAGATTTGATTTTAAAATTTTATTATATTTTTCTTCTGTCATCTCATCTGAAGAATACAGATCAGCAAAGTTTCCTTTACTTATCTTTTCACTATTTACTCCTACTTTCTTTAAAAGTTCAGAGAAATTAGGTATTATACTTACTACACCTATTGAACCAGTTATAGTATTTTCATTTGCAAATATTTTAGTTGCATTTGAAGATATATAATAGCCTCCTGAAGCAGCAACAGAGCCCATTGATATATAGATAGGTTTTTTCTTAACAAATTCTTTTATTCTATTATTAATTTTATCAGATGTAAGAGCTGAGCCTCCTGGAGAATTTACTCTTAAAATAACTCCTTTAACATTATCATCTTTCTCAAGTTCATTTAAATTTTCTATCACATTATAAGATGAAATAAACATTGTATCAAATATTTCTCCTTCATAATGAACTATTTCTCCCTCTAAAGGGATTACATATATTTTGTTATTACTATTGGGATAGCTATGAACAAAATAATCTCTTGCATACTCACTTAAACTGACTATTTTTTCTTCACCAATATTTCTTATTAACTCATCCCAATAGCTATAGCCTGTTATCAATTTTTTATCAAATAAATCTTGTGATGAGGCTGCTACCAATTCACCATCTTTTATTATTTTATCCAAACTTTCTCTCTTATAGTCCATATTTTCACTTACTATATCCAAAAAATATTGGTAATTTTCATTCAATATTCTGCTGGTATCCTCTCTGTTTTCCTTGGACATCTGAGAGCTTGCTAAGTCTTCTCCGTAACTCTTATAATCACCTGTATTAACTATATTAACCTTCAAACCTAGCTTATCCAATAGATTTTTTTTGTAAAAAGTTTCTTTGAAATAAGGATATATATTGACTACTGTAGAGTGAGTTTTAGGCATATATATTTTATCTGCAAAGCTTGCAAGATACATATTTTTTCTATTTGCTTCCTCCATATATGCAATTATTTCCACTTTTTTATTGTCTTTTATTCCCTTTAATTCCGCAGCCAATTCTTCAAGTTGTGCATAACTTAAAGAAGTATTATCTAACTTTAATATTATTCCTTTCACATTGTCGTTAAAGTTCACATCAAGTATATTTTTAAGCAGTGAATAGAAATTTAGATTTTCCTCATATAAAAAGTTTTCTCCTCTAGCTTTTTCTTTAAATTCCTGTCCCAAATCAACTTTGACATAAATATCTGTTTTAGTACTGTGGACATGTTCTTTTTGCATAATGGCTAACGCTATAACTACTATTACAAATATAAGTAAAAATAATTTTATAAAAAAAGAACAAATTTCTTTCACTATGAATAATACAATATTTTTAAGAAAATTTAAAAACCATTTAATAATACTCATTTCCCCTCCCCAAATAATTTTTATAGATATATTTTATATTATTTTTTTGAGATATTCAAATTTTTAAATTTATTTTTTATTTAATACTTTAAGTTT belongs to Fusobacterium russii ATCC 25533 and includes:
- a CDS encoding asparaginase, which gives rise to MEDKVLIINTGGTIGMIGNPLRPAYNWKEITAEYPVLEQFPTDYYQFETLIDSSDANPEFWLYLAEVIEKNYNNYIGFVILHGTDTMAYTGSMLSFILKNLSKPVILTGAQSPLVYPRSDGLQNLINSIYIAGHKLFNLPLIPEVCICFRDTLLRANRSKKTDSNNYYGFSSPNYFPLAELGSEIKIIKEKILPPSKEKFYVDKSLNSNIIMLELFPGMKPKYLNEFFKVDSEIKALILKTYGSGNTPTNDDFINTLKSISEKGIPILDVTQCVSGSVKMPLYESTDTLSKIGVISGNDITSEAAITKMMYLLGKKLSLLEIKEAFKSSICGEQSV
- the sppA gene encoding signal peptide peptidase SppA produces the protein MSIIKWFLNFLKNIVLFIVKEICSFFIKLFLLIFVIVVIALAIMQKEHVHSTKTDIYVKVDLGQEFKEKARGENFLYEENLNFYSLLKNILDVNFNDNVKGIILKLDNTSLSYAQLEELAAELKGIKDNKKVEIIAYMEEANRKNMYLASFADKIYMPKTHSTVVNIYPYFKETFYKKNLLDKLGLKVNIVNTGDYKSYGEDLASSQMSKENREDTSRILNENYQYFLDIVSENMDYKRESLDKIIKDGELVAASSQDLFDKKLITGYSYWDELIRNIGEEKIVSLSEYARDYFVHSYPNSNNKIYVIPLEGEIVHYEGEIFDTMFISSYNVIENLNELEKDDNVKGVILRVNSPGGSALTSDKINNRIKEFVKKKPIYISMGSVAASGGYYISSNATKIFANENTITGSIGVVSIIPNFSELLKKVGVNSEKISKGNFADLYSSDEMTEEKYNKILKSNLKVYDDFLNEVSKGRRIAREKLETIAEGRIWTGREAVQLGLADEVGGLSDTIFHMVTDLQLNEDFEIVFLEERFDIKNIYKKYSKFLKADALEVLKEKLYNENLYNKPVLYMPYEILD
- a CDS encoding lysophospholipid acyltransferase family protein — encoded protein: MEENKKYRFYGTILYYILRFLFSTLKIKIVNNNNIDMNKAYIYAFWHNKLATPSIFFRNLEKKVALSSPTKDGELISVPLEKLNYTLVRGSSDKKSVSSIISLLKYLKKGYSMGTPLDGPKGPKGKAKKGLLYLAQKSGISIVTFGAAYEKKWVFQKTWDKFEMPKPFSKLCIFIGEEIKISEEEDIDKLAEVIEKKIDRANEMAEKYLEENNV
- the pip gene encoding prolyl aminopeptidase codes for the protein MNIDFYPSIEPFKSYMLDVDDTHSIYVEECGNPNGEAIVFLHGGPGAGCGKKARRFFDPEFYHIILFDQRGCGRSKPFLCVENNTIFHLVEDMEKIRKHIGIEKWLLFGGSFGSTLALTYAFHHPERVKKMFLQGICLSNKEDLLWFFQRGGLSEIYPEVFKKFEDFIPKDEQTNMLEAYYKRIHLSDNEELKRNACKVWSDYELRVMESEMPPINPEILPHDLSLALIETHYFYNKMHWDDNNYILNNAHKIKDIPCSIAHGRLDFNCRLYSAFKLIEKLENYELVVVEGAGHSPFTEKMSKVLIKFLEEYKEENGR
- the galU gene encoding UTP--glucose-1-phosphate uridylyltransferase GalU, producing MKKVRKAVIPAAGLGTRVLPATKALPKEMLNIVDKPSLQYIVEELVEAGISEIVIVTGRNKNSIEDHFDYSYEMEETLKNSNKNDLLSKISHISNMANIYYVRQNLPLGLGHAILKAKSFIGDEPFLIALGDDIIYNPEKVVSKQLIEKYEKYGKSVIGCQKVPEEDVSKYGIVEIRKTLDDKTFEINDFIEKPNIDEAPSKMACLGRYLLSPKIFEFLENAQPGKGGEIQLTDSILNMLRAGEEVLAYNFDGKRYDIGNKIGLLIANIEFGLRNEETRQELKEYLKNLKD
- a CDS encoding type II toxin-antitoxin system YafQ family toxin, with product MYKYQIVTTTKFEKEYKKIKKRGYDENLLKKVIKILAQGKELPIIYKDHELIGNFKGYRECHILNDWLLIYKIEKEKLILVLSRTGSHSDLFG
- a CDS encoding murein L,D-transpeptidase catalytic domain family protein; its protein translation is MLKKLLFFLIMISSLSFSNTINILDKYNSFNLNDKLEFETFEKAYLGYLQIPEKKSELLAIIDYSKPSSDKRFFLLDLANDKVLYNTRIAHSKNSGFEIPIKFSNDPNSFENSLGFYLTLDEYSGAYGPSLKIKGLEENINSNAEDRAIVIHGGDIANDSYFETYGFLGRSLGCPVLPTNIIDNVISLIKNGTVIFINGNDDSYMEESKFMKKFTSFNLNLKTIPSI
- a CDS encoding sirohydrochlorin cobaltochelatase: MEGKNALFMVHFGTTHDDTRELTIEKMNKKFSSEFKDYDMFEAYTSRIILKKLKDRNIKKEHPLKVLDDLVAKGYDNLIVQSSHIIPGIEYENLLEELTAYRDKFKSIKVGKPLLYNVKDYKRIVEALQNEYVPRNKKEALVLVCHGTDSPIGAAYAMIEYIFDEYGHENVYVVSTKEYPLMDTLIGKLKKDGIQEVVMAPFMFVAGEHAKNDMAIDYKEELEENGIKVNKVILKGLGEFEAIQDIFLDHLKEALEKKEEKVADFKKKYTEKYL
- the metG gene encoding methionine--tRNA ligase, yielding MCKKCKNFYVTTPIYYVNGDPHVGTAYTTIAADVMNRYRKSMGDDTYFLTGTDEHGQKVEQTAKQKGYSSQDWTDHMVPNFKNMWSALNIKYDDFIRTTEERHKLAVKKILNVVYEKGDIYKGEYEGKYCISCETFFPENQLNGSNKCPDCGKELSLVKEESYFFKMSKYADMLLEHIEKNPDFILPHSRRNEVIAFIKQGLQDLSISRNTFSWGIPIDFAPGHITYVWFDALTNYMTAVGYENNLEMFDKRWNKSRVVHLIGKDILRFHAIIWPCMLLSAGEKLPDSIVAHGWWTSEGEKMSKSRNNVVDPYKEIEKYGVDAFRYYLLREASFGSDGDYSTKSVITRLNSDLSNDLGNLLNRTLGMYKKYFSSIIVAGGQDEEIDKEIKNLFEEILKEVDEHMYLFEYSKALESIWKFISRLNKYIDETMPWILAKDEDKKQRLATVMNILSESLYKIAFMVSPFMPISAKKIFEQLGFDIEVENMRIDEVKDWNKFTEGHKLGEASPIFPRIEIEKEEVVVKKELKVENPIDIKEFNKVEIKVVEILNVDKVEGADKLLKFKVFDGEFERQIISGIAKYYPDFKKLIGTKVMAVLNLKFTKLKGELSQGMLLTTEDKNGVKLVFIDKDIQAGAVIK
- a CDS encoding YbaB/EbfC family nucleoid-associated protein — protein: MVRKLKGTKPAGNGSQADIVKQAQAMQQQMLQIQEELKTKEVNSSVGGGAVTVKVNGQKELIEVKLSDEIIKEAATDKEMLEDLILSAVKDAMAQADELAESEMSKVTGGLNIPGLF